In Miscanthus floridulus cultivar M001 chromosome 5, ASM1932011v1, whole genome shotgun sequence, one genomic interval encodes:
- the LOC136454790 gene encoding uncharacterized protein, whose protein sequence is MAANSAEKARALEQCERDLDVAIERLVNLRLDAAGAHHDDVHPATAAAAEEEEEEQRTVDVHVPSDGSDDRTDQWIERFMEAMASAENWGDARARAAGLLKDFDASVATTCRAERDVALWQNGLLKKAVRVQHRLYKEKEAANRELQRQLAGCQERVRSLETDNYALSMHLRNAQPQPQGGSITGRFHPEVF, encoded by the coding sequence ATGGCGGCCAACTCCGCAGAGAAGGCGCGGGCCCTGGAGCAGTGCGAGAGAGATCTGGACGTGGCGATCGAGCGCCTGGTCAACTTGCGGTTAGATGCCGCTGGTGCTCATCATGATGACGTCCACcccgccaccgctgccgccgccgaagaagaagaagaggagcagcGCACCGTCGATGTTCATGTTCCGTCAGACGGCAGCGACGACCGCACGGATCAGTGGATCGAGAGATTCATGGAAGCGATGGCGAGCGCCGAGAACTGGGGCGACGCCAGGGCCCGCGCCGCCGGGCTCCTGAAGGACTTCGACGCCTCCGTGGCCACCACCTGCCGCGCGGAGCGAGACGTGGCCCTGTGGCAGAACGGCCTCCTGAAGAAGGCGGTCCGGGTGCAGCACCGGCTGTACAAGGAGAAGGAGGCGGCGAACCGCGAGCTCCAGCGGCAGCTCGCCGGGTGCCAGGAGCGCGTCAGGAGCCTGGAGACTGATAACTACGCGCTGTCCATGCACCTCAGGAACGCGCAGCCGCAACCGCAAGGGGGCTCCATCACCGGGCGGTTCCACCCGGAGGTCTTCTGA
- the LOC136452376 gene encoding V-type proton ATPase subunit c''2-like — translation MSSDSSSWARALVHISPYTFSAIGIGVSIGVSVLGAAWGIFITGSSLIGAAIKAPRITSKNLISVIFCEAVAIYGVIVAIILQTKLESVPTSQMYAPESLRAGYAIFASGLIVGFANLACGVCVGIIGSSCALSDAQNSSLFVKILVIEIFGSALGLFGVIVGIIMSSQATWPAKA, via the exons ATGTCGTCGGACTCCTCGTCGTGGGCGCGCGCCCTGGTGCACATCTCGCCCTACACCTTCTCCGCCATCGGCATCGGCGTCTCCATCGGCGTCTCCGTCCTCGGCGCGGCATG GGGTATCTTCATTACGGGGAGCAGCCTCATCGGGGCCGCCATCAAGGCGCCCAGGATCACATCTAAGAACCTCATCAG TGTCATCTTCTGTGAGGCTGTTGCAATTTATGGTGTAATTGTGGCAATCATCCTCCAGACAAAGCTTGAAAGTGTGCCAACATCTCAAATGTATGCTCCGGAGTCTCTTCGAGCTGGCTATGCAATCTTTGCATCTGGCCTTATCGTTGGCTTTGCTAATCTTGCTTGCGG GGTATGCGTGGGGATAATTGGAAGCAGCTGCGCACTGTCTGATGCTCAGAACTCGTCACTCTTTGTAAAGATCTTGGTGATTGAGATCTTTGGCAGCGCTCTGGGACTGTTTGGAGTCATTGTGGGCATCATTATGTCATCTCAAGCGACATGGCCAGCGAAAGCTTGA